In Lacinutrix sp. Bg11-31, the DNA window TTTTTGGCACTTATTAACTAGTTTTAAACACCTCGTTAATTGCTAAAAACGTAAAGCAGACACGTAAAAATGTATTCATTTTATTATTATGGCGTTTCTTTTTACAATCTTAACAGGTTAAAAAAACCTGTTAAGATTGTAAAAAGTCAGGTTTTCCGCTATATCTTTTTTTTGCCATATATGGCAGCAAAAAAAAGGATGCCGCATCAACCCTTAACGCGCTTACTCTAATACTAACTGTTGTTTTTAAAAAGCCGCTTCGCGCTTATCGCAAACCATCCGATTTTTCTTCAAAAAACCACCTTCCTTTAACTAAAGGAAGGAGCGCTTAACGATTGTATTTATAGTAAAATGATAAGCAATAAGTTACGAAACATGATTATACATTTTAAAAGTTCAATATGTAGTGCTCTCCTCTTTTTTCAAAGCGGAGTAATGCATTCAAATTCCTTTTTAGAATTTGAAGAAAGAGGAGTTAATTTAATTTATTAGTTCTTCACTACCTCTTTATCTTCTTCAAAATATGTCCCGCTCTAGCTTTAAAACCAGAACTCTGCATTTGGTAATCGCGCTCTAAAATTAAAACTAGTTCTGGATGTATCCAATCATAATCACTTCCTAAAAGGAAAAGACTATTCATAGCATACGCTTTAGGAGCGATTTTTTCATCATTAATCATCCAATCAAAACAAGCTTCAATAATTTTTTCTTTATGTTTATGCCTTAGTGCTTTTTTAATTGCGTTGTCATGTTTGCTATACAAAGCTTTAACCAAATATTCACAAACTTTAGCAACTGGTCTTACTGCAGAATCTAAATGTACTTTATGTATGTTTTTGGTAAAAGAATCTAAAAAAGGAATAATAGCCTCTAGCTTTTCACCACACATAAATTCGAAAACCCAAGCAGCACGAGGAGATATTTTATCGTCAACCATAAAAAGAATATCTAATAGTTTAGGTATTAGGCTTATGTCGTTAATAACTAGGTTAGCATAGTATAATCGCTTTTCTCTAGAGTGATTAACATAAGTTAATTCTTGGTATAAGGCTTCAGTAGTCAAATGAAATTATTATTTTTAGGCTTTAAAATTAAGTAAAATGAAATGAGCATGTTATTTTTTTGTTATTAATAACAAATAATATGCAAAAACTAAATAAATTTAAGGATATGAAAATTGTAAAAAAAATATTACTCCTATTATTAGTTGCATTCGTAATAGCTCAGTTTTTTGGGCCTGAAAAAAATGAAGGCTCATTAGAATCTGTAGCTGCATTTTTAGAAGAGACTAAACCTCCAGAACATGTAAAAACAATACTAGAGCAAGCTTGTTTCGATTGTCATAGTGATGCAACACGTTATCCTTGGTACAACAACATTACACCTGTAAACTATTGGATGGCAGACCACGTAAAAGATGGGACAAAACATTTTAACGTTTCTAAATGGACAGGTTCTTCTGTAAAAAGAAAAGACCATAAAATGGAAGAGTTAATAGAAATGGTAGAAGCAAAAGAGATGCCTTTACCTTCTTACACTTGGACGCATAGTGAAGCTAAATTAAGCGAACAACAAATTAAAGACGTCTTAAAATGGGCAAACCAAGTAAGAACAATGTATGCTTTGGCTCCAAGACCACAATAATTTTTTGCTTAAAACCGCATTGTTTTAATAGAACACTTTTTTAAACCTCCCTCTTGAATAAAAAACTTCTTATTATCGGTTTCGTTTGGCCAGAACCTCAAAGTTCTGCAGCAGGAAGCCGAATGATGCAACTTATAGAAATATTTAAAAGTAAAAATTACGATATTACTTTTGCCACAGCTTGTGCTAAAAGTGATAATGCTTTCGATTTAAAAGAAATAGGAGTAAAGATAGAAAACATTGTCCTTAACGATTCTAGTTTCGATGTTTTTGTAAAAGAATTAAATCCAAATGTGGTGCTGTTCGATCGTTTTATGATAGAAGAGCAATTTGGCTGGAGAGTTGCAGCAAACTGTCCTAAAGCATTAAGAATACTGGACACAGAAGACTTACATTGTTTAAGACGCGGCAGACATCAAGCCTTAAAAGACAATACCGTTTTCGATATTAGTTATCTATATAACGATACTGCAAAGCGAGAAGTCGCTAGTATTTATAGGTGCGATTTGTCTATTATCATTTCGGAAGTAGAAATGGGAATCTTAAGTCAACAATTTCATGTTAGCGATGGCTTACTTTGTTACTTGCCATTTTTAGTAGACTCTATATCTCAGAAATCGCAAAAAGCATTACCAGATTTTAAAAAACGAGAACATTTTATTACCATTGGTAACTTTCTACATCAACCAAATGTAGATGGATTGATACATTTAAAAGAAAATATCTGGCCACTTATTAGAAAAAAACTACCTAAAGCCGAAATTCATATTTATGGTGCTTATGTTACAGAACACGCAAAGCAGTTAAATAACGAAAAGGAAGGCTTTATTATAAAAGGCTATGCAGACAATGTTAGTAGTCTTATGCAGAATTATAAAATTTGTTTAATACCATTGCGCTATGGAGCAGGTTTAAAAGGTAAAATTTTAGATGCCATGTTAAATGGTGTGCCATGTGTTACTACAAGTATTGGAGCAGAAGGTATGTATGGCAATTTAGAACCTAATGGATTTATAGAGGATGCTCCTGAAGACTTTGCCGAAAAAGCAGTAGAACTCTATAACAATAAAATTTTCTGGGCAGGAAAACAGAAATTAGGAATAAACATTATCAATATTCGTTTCGATAAGCAACTCTACACTAAAGATTTTCTTCTTAAAGTTGAAAACACCCAGAATGCATTAGAAATCCACCGAAGAAATAACTTTACAGGAAGCATGCTTATGCATCATACCATGCAGAGTACAAAGTTTATGAGTAGATGGATAGAGGAGAAGAATAAAAAAGAATAGTTTATCTTTTAATATAATCGCTATTAATTAAAAACCATAATTATGAAACTTACCACACTTAAAAAAACAATGCTATTAGTATTATTAGGGTTTACCATTATGGTAAATGCCCAAATGAATACTAAGCAAGTAGACTCATTAGTAAATTATGCTATGAGTAAATTTAATGTTGCCGGTTGTGCCGTTGCTGTTGTAAAAGATGGCAAAGTAATTCATAGTAAAGGTTATGGTGTTAAATCTATTATCTCTAAAAGTCCTGTAAACGAACACACTCAGTTTGCTATTGCATCCAATAGTAAGGCATTTACAACTGCCGCTTTGGCGATTTTAGTTGAAGAAGGAAAAATTAACTGGCTAGATAAAGTAAAAGATCACATTCCAGAGTTTACAATGTATAATCAATATGTTGAAGATAATTTCAACATCCAAGATCTAGTAACACACCGAAGCGGTTTAGGTTTAGGAATGGGAGATTTAATGTTTTTTCCCGATGGTACAGATTTTAAAATGGAAGATTTACTAAGTAGTTTTCAATATTTTAAACCAGAATCGGCTTTTAGAACCAAATGGGATTACGATAATTTATTATACATAGTAGCAGGAGAGCTTATTGCAAGAAAAAGTGGCATGACTTGGGAGGCCTATATTAAAAGGAATATTCTAGAACCATTGGCTATGGATAATACCTATGCTTCTTTAGATAGAATAAAAGACACCAGTAATCTATCATCATCGCATGCAGTGGAAAAAGGTGAGATTAGAGTAATACCAACTTTTAAAGAAATGATGAATGGTGCTGCAGGTGGTATTTTCTCTAATGTAGATGATCTTTCGCAATGGATGTTACTACAATTAAATAAAGGAAAATTTGGAGACAGTTTGAAGCAGCAATTGTTTTCAGAAAAAAATCATCGCGAAATGTGGAGAGTACACACTGTTATGAGTGCAGATCCAAATCCAAGATACAATTCTCACTTTGCAGGTTATGGTTTAGGTTGGTTTCTATCTGATGTAAAAGGTAATATGAAAGTAGAACACACAGGCGGATTACCAGGAATGCTTTCTAACACCGTTTTAATTCCAGATCTTAACCTTGGTGTTGTTATTTTAACCAATACTAGCGACGATGGTGGTGCATTATTCTCGGCTGTAGCAAATGCTATAACAGACGATTATTTAGGTCTTGACAATTTTAATTGGGTAGATAAATACGCAGCATATTATAAACAACGCGCTACTGGAAATGATGATGCATCAAAAAAA includes these proteins:
- a CDS encoding adenylosuccinate lyase, translated to MTTEALYQELTYVNHSREKRLYYANLVINDISLIPKLLDILFMVDDKISPRAAWVFEFMCGEKLEAIIPFLDSFTKNIHKVHLDSAVRPVAKVCEYLVKALYSKHDNAIKKALRHKHKEKIIEACFDWMINDEKIAPKAYAMNSLFLLGSDYDWIHPELVLILERDYQMQSSGFKARAGHILKKIKR
- a CDS encoding heme-binding domain-containing protein, translating into MKIVKKILLLLLVAFVIAQFFGPEKNEGSLESVAAFLEETKPPEHVKTILEQACFDCHSDATRYPWYNNITPVNYWMADHVKDGTKHFNVSKWTGSSVKRKDHKMEELIEMVEAKEMPLPSYTWTHSEAKLSEQQIKDVLKWANQVRTMYALAPRPQ
- a CDS encoding glycosyltransferase family 4 protein — protein: MNKKLLIIGFVWPEPQSSAAGSRMMQLIEIFKSKNYDITFATACAKSDNAFDLKEIGVKIENIVLNDSSFDVFVKELNPNVVLFDRFMIEEQFGWRVAANCPKALRILDTEDLHCLRRGRHQALKDNTVFDISYLYNDTAKREVASIYRCDLSIIISEVEMGILSQQFHVSDGLLCYLPFLVDSISQKSQKALPDFKKREHFITIGNFLHQPNVDGLIHLKENIWPLIRKKLPKAEIHIYGAYVTEHAKQLNNEKEGFIIKGYADNVSSLMQNYKICLIPLRYGAGLKGKILDAMLNGVPCVTTSIGAEGMYGNLEPNGFIEDAPEDFAEKAVELYNNKIFWAGKQKLGINIINIRFDKQLYTKDFLLKVENTQNALEIHRRNNFTGSMLMHHTMQSTKFMSRWIEEKNKKE
- a CDS encoding serine hydrolase, whose amino-acid sequence is MKLTTLKKTMLLVLLGFTIMVNAQMNTKQVDSLVNYAMSKFNVAGCAVAVVKDGKVIHSKGYGVKSIISKSPVNEHTQFAIASNSKAFTTAALAILVEEGKINWLDKVKDHIPEFTMYNQYVEDNFNIQDLVTHRSGLGLGMGDLMFFPDGTDFKMEDLLSSFQYFKPESAFRTKWDYDNLLYIVAGELIARKSGMTWEAYIKRNILEPLAMDNTYASLDRIKDTSNLSSSHAVEKGEIRVIPTFKEMMNGAAGGIFSNVDDLSQWMLLQLNKGKFGDSLKQQLFSEKNHREMWRVHTVMSADPNPRYNSHFAGYGLGWFLSDVKGNMKVEHTGGLPGMLSNTVLIPDLNLGVVILTNTSDDGGALFSAVANAITDDYLGLDNFNWVDKYAAYYKQRATGNDDASKKVWDAIATVDASHIKHKKYTGFYKDNWFGKAQVFKKKGKLYIQFLRSPKLNGELQYYKDNTFAVKWEYQDMNADAFVTFSLDAKEKAQSIAIKGISPNIDFSFDFQDLDLKRVKE